A single region of the Vicia villosa cultivar HV-30 ecotype Madison, WI linkage group LG4, Vvil1.0, whole genome shotgun sequence genome encodes:
- the LOC131597735 gene encoding uncharacterized protein LOC131597735, whose product MTQFMQMSMTNQKNQDAAIKYLETQVGQLAKQITTNQSNVTFFVNTQENPKEHCKSVVTRTGQKGGEEEIEANGTEKEEDNHAAEDEENEIVISDMSKEEEKNKVAINRQYARVMEIFKQLQINIPFSEAIAQIPKYANFMKNILTKKKRPEDEEVVVLDAQCSAIVSHLPQKARDPGRVTLPVTIGNQHIGNGLIDLGSSINLIPLSIVKRLVNIEMKSTKMTLQLADKSTTLPYGIAQDMLVKVDKFLFPVDFVVIDMEEDKESPIFLGRPFMKTARMMIDIDDGIMKLRVQDEEVCFNLFDAMKQPKDKSDCFRLDVTEEVAMEVASEIHLSNSLERSLVDSFNVLTQEEEKEIEGFLKELEKGGNMNDNDGKVETLEPPKEVKETKMELKLLPPHLKYIFLDKEEKKPVVISSKLTT is encoded by the exons ATGACGCaattcatgcaaatgtcaatgacaaaccAGAAAAACCAAGATGCGGCAATCAAATATCTGGAAACTCAAGTGGGGCAACTTGCAAAACAAATTACAACTAATCAGTCGAATGTGACATTCTTTGtcaacactcaagagaatccgAAAGAACATTGCAAATCAGTGGTCACTAGAACTGGTCAGAAAGGGGGTGAGGAGGAAATTGAAGCCAATGGTACTGAGAAAGAAGAGGATAATCATGCTGCGGAAGATGAGGAAAATGAAATTGTTATTAGCGATATGAgcaaagaagaggaaaagaacaaGGTTGCGATAAATAG GCAGTATGCAAGGGTTATGGAAATTTTCAAGCAATTACAAATCAACATTCCATTCTCCGAAGCCATAGCCCAAATACCAAAGTATGCAAATTTCATGAAGAatatcttgacaaagaagaagagaCCGGAAGACGAAGAGGTTGTTGTTCTTGACGCCCAGTGTAGCGCTATAGTATCCCATCTCCCTCAAAAAGCACGAGATCCTGGACGAGTTACACTACCTGTTACAATTGGTAATCAGCACATTGGGAATGGGTTGATAGATCTAGGGTCAAGCATCAATTTGATTCCTCTATCAATAGTGAAGCGATTGGTAAATATTGAGATGAAGTCAACCAAAATGACCTTACAACTCGCAGATAAGTCCACCACTCTTCCCTACGGCATTGCACAAGATATGCTTGTAAAGGTAGATAAATTCTTGTTTCCAGTAGACTTTGTTGTgattgatatggaagaagataaagaGTCACCAATTTttctaggaaggccattcatgaaaacagcccgaaTGATGATCGATATTGATGATGGTATCATGAAACTAAGAGTCCAAGACGAGGAGGTATGTTTTAATctcttcgatgccatgaaacaacCAAAGGATAAAAGCGATTGTTTCCGCCTAGATGTCACTGAAGAGGTAGCAATGGAAGTGGCAAGTGAGATCCATCTCTCTAATTCGTTAGAGAGATCCCTTGTTGATTCATTTAATGTGCTGACTCAAGAGGAGGAAAAAGAAATCGAAGGATTTTTGAAAGAACTAGAGAAGGGAGGAAACATGAATGATAATGATGGGAAAGTGGAAACATTAGAACCACCAAAAGAAGTGAAGGAAACAAAGATGGAACTAAAGCTACTCCCGCCCCatttaaaatatatctttttaGATAAGGAAGAAAAGAAACCAGTAGTAATTAGTTCAAAGCTTACAACATAA